AGGATTTAGATATTCGATAGTGGAATTTCCGGCTTATCGGGAATCTCTGTGAAATCTGGGTGTTCAGAGGGAGGGACGGCTTCATGCTGCCGCTACCGCCTCGATGACACGCATTTTTTTCCACTTCCCGTGACGGTAGCGCAAATAGAATGCCACGCCCAGGGCGGCGATATAGAGCGTAATCAACACCCAGGCAGTATAGATGCCTGCCTCGAAAATTTCTATCGCCAGGTAGATGGGTAGAATCATCACGCCGCAAGACAATGCCGCAATGGTCCCCAGGATAAACTGCGTGTCGCCGGCCCCCTTCAAGGCTCCCGAGAAAACCAGGTTCATGGCATCGAACAGGCAGAACAGGGCCACAAATCGGAGCAGGACGATGCCCAGTTTCGAGATCCGGCCGGAAAGGGCCGGATCGACATGGTTGTTTTCGAATAGGGCGAGCAACGGCTCGGGGACAAGCGTAAAAATGGCCACCATGAGGACCATGTAGGTTATGGCAATGTGCAGCGAGCTGGTGGTGGCGATCACGGCGTCATCCGGCTGTCCGCTGCCGATGGCCTGCCCGACCAGCGTCGTCGTGGCGATATGAACGCCGAACATGGGCAGAAAGGCCAGCGATTCGATGGAAAGCACGATGTTGCTGGCGGCAAGCTCGAGGTCGCCCAAGCGCCCCAGCATCTGAATGAAAAAGGCGAAACCGAATATCTCCAGGAAGAATTGTCCGCCGCTGGGCAGTCCGTAGCGCATCAACCTGGCGAAAAGGTCCCCGTCCCAGCGTCTGTTTCTCCACGTTCCAAACTGGCTGCGGTTATGACGGTTGAAGATCAGCAGGATAAAGATAATGTTGATGAGGGCGGATGCCGAGACCGTGGCGATGGCCGCCCCGACGATGCCGAGGACGGGAAAGGGCCCCACGCCGTAGATCAGGCAGTAGTCTAACGGGATATTCAGCGCGGCCCCGGCCAGATGAACCCACATGACCGCCCAGGTCAGGCCCCGACCGGTGTAAAAGCAGGACAAGGCAGAGCTTAACACGACCAGTCCG
This window of the Deltaproteobacteria bacterium genome carries:
- a CDS encoding MATE family efflux transporter → MSVIDLLNHRWKRSQGYRQVLAISLPLIASMGTITLMQFTDRIFLANYRVEAISAALPAGILSFTLISFFMGVASYTNAFVAQYTGAKRLERVGAAIWQGGYFALISACILASFYFLSRPLFALIGHSPPVRELEIAYFNILTLGAGLVVLSSALSCFYTGRGLTWAVMWVHLAGAALNIPLDYCLIYGVGPFPVLGIVGAAIATVSASALINIIFILLIFNRHNRSQFGTWRNRRWDGDLFARLMRYGLPSGGQFFLEIFGFAFFIQMLGRLGDLELAASNIVLSIESLAFLPMFGVHIATTTLVGQAIGSGQPDDAVIATTSSLHIAITYMVLMVAIFTLVPEPLLALFENNHVDPALSGRISKLGIVLLRFVALFCLFDAMNLVFSGALKGAGDTQFILGTIAALSCGVMILPIYLAIEIFEAGIYTAWVLITLYIAALGVAFYLRYRHGKWKKMRVIEAVAAA